A window of the Gossypium hirsutum isolate 1008001.06 chromosome A03, Gossypium_hirsutum_v2.1, whole genome shotgun sequence genome harbors these coding sequences:
- the LOC107938535 gene encoding regulator of nonsense transcripts UPF3 isoform X2 — MKRTLDRTKVVLRHLPPSITETMLMEQVDSAFAGRYNWFSFSPGKNRQKHQSCSRLYIDFKSPEDVLEFAEFFNGHVFVNEKDPEYLEFLEFLAKPVENLPSAEIQLERREAERVGALKDSSIVTPLMDFVRRKRAAKVGSRSLSNGKLSRRAGGQSGGIPSSASSKRGSEKRRGSTTMYVLRDSLKNASGKDKSTYILVSRRDEQQLSNKPVILASSVGTEVSEEESGATRITDADKNKVLLLKGKGKEKEKEISHVAGSILHQQNFTSPIKTILRSTPTKLNSRRENRIIRGILLNKDSRQSQCPGFQSEQHIETSNLKKERRPPWHPQANLGLKDACNASDGNVAGNHLHGAKKLERRSRNKDRTDHGVWTLRHSDGSCASDESLPSSASQSAQILIDSSEVSSSNSRLQKTELYFIKNNFGVPFSENCPGACGDTKVDFSSVGSCKGKTFASEHNGSSKHISRRVAVANGSSAVNDGKPGKRANVYGSHEKQVWVQKSSSGS; from the exons ATGAAGCGGACTTTGGATCGAACCAAAGTGGTTCTCCGCCACTTGCCACCGTCCATTACGGAGACCATGCTCATGGAACAAGTCGATAGTGCCTTTGCTGGCCGTTACAACTGGTTTTCCTTCAGTCCAGGAAAGAACCG TCAGAAGCATCAGTCTTGTTCCAGACTGTACATAGACTTCAAGAGCCCTGAGGATGTCTTGGAGTTTGCAGAGTTCTTTAATGGTCATGTGTTTGTTAATGAGAAAG ATCCTGAGTATTTGGAGTTCCTTGAATTTCTTGCGAAGCCAGTCGAGAATCTTCCTAGTGCAGAGATACAATTAGAGAGGAGGGAGGCTGAAAGAGTTG GTGCACTGAAGGATTCTTCCATAGTTACACCTTTAATGGATTTTGTTAGACGGAAAAGAGCTGCTAAGGTTGGATCACGg TCACTGTCTAATGGGAAACTTAGCAGAAGAGCTGGTGGACAATCTGGTGGGATTCCAAGTTCAGCATCATCAAAAAGAGGTTCTGAAAAGAGGCGGGGTTCTACTACAATG TATGTTCTAAGGGATAGCTTGAAAAATGCAAGTGGCAAAGACAAATCAACATACATTCTGGTTTCTAGAAGAGATGAGCAGCAACTTTCCAATAAGCCTGTTATTTTGGCATCATCTGTGGGAACTGAAGTATCTGAAGAGGAAAGCG GAGCTACTAGAATTACTGATGCCGATAAAAATAAAGTTCTGCTTCtgaaagggaaagggaaagagaaagagaaagaaatttCTCAT GTGGCTGGAAGTATATTGCATCAACAGAATTTTACTTCTCCAATTAAAACAATACTTCGTTCAACTCCTACCAAACTGAACTCACGACGCGAAAACAGAATAATCAGAGGCATACTGTTAAACAAGGATTCTCGTCAAAGTCAGTGTCCCGGCTTCCAGTCAGAGCAGCATATTGAGACCTCAAATTTGAAAAAAGAGAGACGACCTCCTTGGCATCCACAAGCAAATTTAGGTTTGAAGGATGCATGCAATGCTTCAGATGGTAACGTTGCTGGGAATCACTTGCATGGTGCTAAGAAGCTAGAAAGACGTAGCAGAAACAAAGATAGAACAGATCATGGTGTTTGGACCCTTCGCCATTCTGATGGATCATGTGCTAGTGATGAGTCCTTGCCATCATCTGCTTCTCAATCTGCGCAGATACTTATAGATTCTTCAGAAG TTAGTAGCAGCAACTCAAGATTGCAGAAAACAGAGCTTTATTTTATCAAGAATAACTTTGGAGTTCCTTTTTCTGAAAATTGTCCAGGAGCTTGTGGTGATACTAAAGTTGATTTCTCAAGTGTTGGGAGCTGCAAAGGTAAAACTTTTGCAAGTGAACATAATG GATCCAGTAAGCACATCAGCCGTCGTGTAGCAGTTGCCAATGGATCATCTGCTGTGAATGATGGGAAACCAGGGAAAAGAGCCAATGTGTATGGTTCTCATGAG AAACAAGTATGGGTACAGAAATCTAGTTCTGGTTCTtag
- the LOC107938535 gene encoding regulator of nonsense transcripts UPF3 isoform X15, translated as MKRTLDRTKVVLRHLPPSITETMLMEQVDSAFAGRYNWFSFSPGKNRQKHQSCSRLYIDFKSPEDVLEFAEFFNGHVFVNEKGALKDSSIVTPLMDFVRRKRAAKVGSRSLSNGKLSRRAGGQSGGIPSSASSKRGSEKRRGSTTMYVLRDSLKNASGKDKSTYILVSRRDEQQLSNKPVILASSVGTEVSEEESGATRITDADKNKVLLLKGKGKEKEKEISHVAGSILHQQNFTSPIKTILRSTPTKLNSRRENRIIRGILLNKDSRQSQCPGFQSEQHIETSNLKKERRPPWHPQANLGLKDACNASDGNVAGNHLHGAKKLERRSRNKDRTDHGVWTLRHSDGSCASDESLPSSASQSAQILIDSSEGACGDTKVDFSSVGSCKGKTFASEHNGSSKHISRRVAVANGSSAVNDGKPGKRANVYGSHEKQVWVQKSSSGS; from the exons ATGAAGCGGACTTTGGATCGAACCAAAGTGGTTCTCCGCCACTTGCCACCGTCCATTACGGAGACCATGCTCATGGAACAAGTCGATAGTGCCTTTGCTGGCCGTTACAACTGGTTTTCCTTCAGTCCAGGAAAGAACCG TCAGAAGCATCAGTCTTGTTCCAGACTGTACATAGACTTCAAGAGCCCTGAGGATGTCTTGGAGTTTGCAGAGTTCTTTAATGGTCATGTGTTTGTTAATGAGAAAG GTGCACTGAAGGATTCTTCCATAGTTACACCTTTAATGGATTTTGTTAGACGGAAAAGAGCTGCTAAGGTTGGATCACGg TCACTGTCTAATGGGAAACTTAGCAGAAGAGCTGGTGGACAATCTGGTGGGATTCCAAGTTCAGCATCATCAAAAAGAGGTTCTGAAAAGAGGCGGGGTTCTACTACAATG TATGTTCTAAGGGATAGCTTGAAAAATGCAAGTGGCAAAGACAAATCAACATACATTCTGGTTTCTAGAAGAGATGAGCAGCAACTTTCCAATAAGCCTGTTATTTTGGCATCATCTGTGGGAACTGAAGTATCTGAAGAGGAAAGCG GAGCTACTAGAATTACTGATGCCGATAAAAATAAAGTTCTGCTTCtgaaagggaaagggaaagagaaagagaaagaaatttCTCAT GTGGCTGGAAGTATATTGCATCAACAGAATTTTACTTCTCCAATTAAAACAATACTTCGTTCAACTCCTACCAAACTGAACTCACGACGCGAAAACAGAATAATCAGAGGCATACTGTTAAACAAGGATTCTCGTCAAAGTCAGTGTCCCGGCTTCCAGTCAGAGCAGCATATTGAGACCTCAAATTTGAAAAAAGAGAGACGACCTCCTTGGCATCCACAAGCAAATTTAGGTTTGAAGGATGCATGCAATGCTTCAGATGGTAACGTTGCTGGGAATCACTTGCATGGTGCTAAGAAGCTAGAAAGACGTAGCAGAAACAAAGATAGAACAGATCATGGTGTTTGGACCCTTCGCCATTCTGATGGATCATGTGCTAGTGATGAGTCCTTGCCATCATCTGCTTCTCAATCTGCGCAGATACTTATAGATTCTTCAGAAG GAGCTTGTGGTGATACTAAAGTTGATTTCTCAAGTGTTGGGAGCTGCAAAGGTAAAACTTTTGCAAGTGAACATAATG GATCCAGTAAGCACATCAGCCGTCGTGTAGCAGTTGCCAATGGATCATCTGCTGTGAATGATGGGAAACCAGGGAAAAGAGCCAATGTGTATGGTTCTCATGAG AAACAAGTATGGGTACAGAAATCTAGTTCTGGTTCTtag
- the LOC107938535 gene encoding regulator of nonsense transcripts UPF3 isoform X8, giving the protein MKRTLDRTKVVLRHLPPSITETMLMEQVDSAFAGRYNWFSFSPGKNRQKHQSCSRLYIDFKSPEDVLEFAEFFNGHVFVNEKGALKDSSIVTPLMDFVRRKRAAKVGSRSLSNGKLSRRAGGQSGGIPSSASSKRGSEKRRGSTTMYVLRDSLKNASGKDKSTYILVSRRDEQQLSNKPVILASSVGTEVSEEESGATRITDADKNKVLLLKGKGKEKEKEISHVAGSILHQQNFTSPIKTILRSTPTKLNSRRENRIIRGILLNKDSRQSQCPGFQSEQHIETSNLKKERRPPWHPQANLGLKDACNASDGNVAGNHLHGAKKLERRSRNKDRTDHGVWTLRHSDGSCASDESLPSSASQSAQILIDSSEVSSSNSRLQKTELYFIKNNFGVPFSENCPGACGDTKVDFSSVGSCKGKTFASEHNGSSKHISRRVAVANGSSAVNDGKPGKRANVYGSHEKQVWVQKSSSGS; this is encoded by the exons ATGAAGCGGACTTTGGATCGAACCAAAGTGGTTCTCCGCCACTTGCCACCGTCCATTACGGAGACCATGCTCATGGAACAAGTCGATAGTGCCTTTGCTGGCCGTTACAACTGGTTTTCCTTCAGTCCAGGAAAGAACCG TCAGAAGCATCAGTCTTGTTCCAGACTGTACATAGACTTCAAGAGCCCTGAGGATGTCTTGGAGTTTGCAGAGTTCTTTAATGGTCATGTGTTTGTTAATGAGAAAG GTGCACTGAAGGATTCTTCCATAGTTACACCTTTAATGGATTTTGTTAGACGGAAAAGAGCTGCTAAGGTTGGATCACGg TCACTGTCTAATGGGAAACTTAGCAGAAGAGCTGGTGGACAATCTGGTGGGATTCCAAGTTCAGCATCATCAAAAAGAGGTTCTGAAAAGAGGCGGGGTTCTACTACAATG TATGTTCTAAGGGATAGCTTGAAAAATGCAAGTGGCAAAGACAAATCAACATACATTCTGGTTTCTAGAAGAGATGAGCAGCAACTTTCCAATAAGCCTGTTATTTTGGCATCATCTGTGGGAACTGAAGTATCTGAAGAGGAAAGCG GAGCTACTAGAATTACTGATGCCGATAAAAATAAAGTTCTGCTTCtgaaagggaaagggaaagagaaagagaaagaaatttCTCAT GTGGCTGGAAGTATATTGCATCAACAGAATTTTACTTCTCCAATTAAAACAATACTTCGTTCAACTCCTACCAAACTGAACTCACGACGCGAAAACAGAATAATCAGAGGCATACTGTTAAACAAGGATTCTCGTCAAAGTCAGTGTCCCGGCTTCCAGTCAGAGCAGCATATTGAGACCTCAAATTTGAAAAAAGAGAGACGACCTCCTTGGCATCCACAAGCAAATTTAGGTTTGAAGGATGCATGCAATGCTTCAGATGGTAACGTTGCTGGGAATCACTTGCATGGTGCTAAGAAGCTAGAAAGACGTAGCAGAAACAAAGATAGAACAGATCATGGTGTTTGGACCCTTCGCCATTCTGATGGATCATGTGCTAGTGATGAGTCCTTGCCATCATCTGCTTCTCAATCTGCGCAGATACTTATAGATTCTTCAGAAG TTAGTAGCAGCAACTCAAGATTGCAGAAAACAGAGCTTTATTTTATCAAGAATAACTTTGGAGTTCCTTTTTCTGAAAATTGTCCAGGAGCTTGTGGTGATACTAAAGTTGATTTCTCAAGTGTTGGGAGCTGCAAAGGTAAAACTTTTGCAAGTGAACATAATG GATCCAGTAAGCACATCAGCCGTCGTGTAGCAGTTGCCAATGGATCATCTGCTGTGAATGATGGGAAACCAGGGAAAAGAGCCAATGTGTATGGTTCTCATGAG AAACAAGTATGGGTACAGAAATCTAGTTCTGGTTCTtag
- the LOC107938535 gene encoding regulator of nonsense transcripts UPF3 isoform X13, with protein MSWSLQSSLMVMCLLMRKFKTIVEYAPSQCVPTLWAKNDDCEGTIFKDPEYLEFLEFLAKPVENLPSAEIQLERREAERVGALKDSSIVTPLMDFVRRKRAAKVGSRKSLSNGKLSRRAGGQSGGIPSSASSKRGSEKRRGSTTMYVLRDSLKNASGKDKSTYILVSRRDEQQLSNKPVILASSVGTEVSEEESGATRITDADKNKVLLLKGKGKEKEKEISHVAGSILHQQNFTSPIKTILRSTPTKLNSRRENRIIRGILLNKDSRQSQCPGFQSEQHIETSNLKKERRPPWHPQANLGLKDACNASDGNVAGNHLHGAKKLERRSRNKDRTDHGVWTLRHSDGSCASDESLPSSASQSAQILIDSSEVSSSNSRLQKTELYFIKNNFGVPFSENCPGACGDTKVDFSSVGSCKGSSKHISRRVAVANGSSAVNDGKPGKRANVYGSHEKQVWVQKSSSGS; from the exons ATGTCTTGGAGTTTGCAGAGTTCTTTAATGGTCATGTGTTTGTTAATGAGAAAG TTTAAAACTATTGTTGAGTATGCACCTTCCCAATGCGTTCCCACGCTCTGGGCTAAAAATGATGATTGTGAAGGGACTATATTCAAAG ATCCTGAGTATTTGGAGTTCCTTGAATTTCTTGCGAAGCCAGTCGAGAATCTTCCTAGTGCAGAGATACAATTAGAGAGGAGGGAGGCTGAAAGAGTTG GTGCACTGAAGGATTCTTCCATAGTTACACCTTTAATGGATTTTGTTAGACGGAAAAGAGCTGCTAAGGTTGGATCACGg AAGTCACTGTCTAATGGGAAACTTAGCAGAAGAGCTGGTGGACAATCTGGTGGGATTCCAAGTTCAGCATCATCAAAAAGAGGTTCTGAAAAGAGGCGGGGTTCTACTACAATG TATGTTCTAAGGGATAGCTTGAAAAATGCAAGTGGCAAAGACAAATCAACATACATTCTGGTTTCTAGAAGAGATGAGCAGCAACTTTCCAATAAGCCTGTTATTTTGGCATCATCTGTGGGAACTGAAGTATCTGAAGAGGAAAGCG GAGCTACTAGAATTACTGATGCCGATAAAAATAAAGTTCTGCTTCtgaaagggaaagggaaagagaaagagaaagaaatttCTCAT GTGGCTGGAAGTATATTGCATCAACAGAATTTTACTTCTCCAATTAAAACAATACTTCGTTCAACTCCTACCAAACTGAACTCACGACGCGAAAACAGAATAATCAGAGGCATACTGTTAAACAAGGATTCTCGTCAAAGTCAGTGTCCCGGCTTCCAGTCAGAGCAGCATATTGAGACCTCAAATTTGAAAAAAGAGAGACGACCTCCTTGGCATCCACAAGCAAATTTAGGTTTGAAGGATGCATGCAATGCTTCAGATGGTAACGTTGCTGGGAATCACTTGCATGGTGCTAAGAAGCTAGAAAGACGTAGCAGAAACAAAGATAGAACAGATCATGGTGTTTGGACCCTTCGCCATTCTGATGGATCATGTGCTAGTGATGAGTCCTTGCCATCATCTGCTTCTCAATCTGCGCAGATACTTATAGATTCTTCAGAAG TTAGTAGCAGCAACTCAAGATTGCAGAAAACAGAGCTTTATTTTATCAAGAATAACTTTGGAGTTCCTTTTTCTGAAAATTGTCCAGGAGCTTGTGGTGATACTAAAGTTGATTTCTCAAGTGTTGGGAGCTGCAAAG GATCCAGTAAGCACATCAGCCGTCGTGTAGCAGTTGCCAATGGATCATCTGCTGTGAATGATGGGAAACCAGGGAAAAGAGCCAATGTGTATGGTTCTCATGAG AAACAAGTATGGGTACAGAAATCTAGTTCTGGTTCTtag